The following coding sequences are from one Vibrio syngnathi window:
- the thiP gene encoding thiamine/thiamine pyrophosphate ABC transporter permease ThiP has protein sequence MIKKTPKVGVWVAILITAFVVSAVGALLSNAPSLDISQVWSDPYYWHVTKFSFYQATLSTMLSVGFAIPIAHALCRRQFFGRALLLRLFASTLVLPVLVGVFGLLAIYGNSGWLAKFLANFDIELPFSIYGLNGILLAHVFFNLPYASRLLLQALDTVPAEQHKLCAHLGMSHWNKFKWVEWPRLRQQLPHVCGLVFMLCFTSFATVMALGGGPKSTTIELAIYQAIKFDFDLQAGALLAIWQMLLCGVLAVSIQRLSKPISVTASQLSEEKYLVKDSWWSKAWDSFWIIVVSMLVLPPLAMVIVSGINSQALTVLSSEPFWAALMTSVKVASLASVIAVGIGIAILLTSRAWRLQNKNFRADKIELIGTIILVTPGLVISTGLFLLLRSFTDVFSLAFFIVIAVNSLMALPYVIKTLAQPMLHLSQQYQYVCASLGMTGFTRFRLVEWRALRKPMAQAFSISFMLAMGDLSAIALFGSQDFRTLPLYLFQLLGSYQMEAAAVVSVSLLLLSVGSFSLIEFLFTRTSNLNAKKLRNR, from the coding sequence ATGATAAAGAAAACACCTAAGGTCGGGGTTTGGGTTGCGATACTCATTACCGCCTTCGTGGTTTCAGCAGTTGGGGCATTGCTTAGCAATGCCCCTTCTCTTGATATCAGCCAAGTATGGTCCGATCCTTACTATTGGCATGTAACGAAATTCAGTTTCTATCAAGCGACACTCTCAACGATGCTGAGTGTTGGCTTTGCTATACCTATTGCTCATGCTCTATGTCGCAGACAATTTTTTGGACGGGCCTTGTTGTTAAGGCTGTTTGCTTCGACCTTGGTTTTACCCGTATTAGTTGGCGTATTTGGTTTGCTAGCTATTTATGGTAACAGTGGTTGGTTAGCTAAATTTCTGGCGAACTTCGATATTGAATTGCCATTCTCGATCTATGGGTTGAATGGTATTTTGCTCGCACATGTCTTCTTTAACCTGCCTTATGCTAGCCGTTTACTTTTACAAGCTTTAGATACCGTACCTGCCGAGCAGCATAAGCTTTGTGCTCATTTGGGTATGAGTCATTGGAATAAATTTAAATGGGTAGAATGGCCGCGATTGAGACAACAACTGCCTCATGTGTGTGGCTTAGTCTTCATGTTGTGCTTTACTAGCTTTGCTACCGTGATGGCGCTAGGTGGAGGTCCGAAATCGACCACTATCGAACTCGCTATTTATCAAGCGATTAAATTCGACTTTGACTTACAGGCTGGTGCCTTGCTCGCGATATGGCAAATGCTGCTGTGTGGTGTATTAGCGGTGAGTATTCAGCGCTTGTCTAAGCCTATCTCCGTGACAGCCAGTCAGCTGTCGGAAGAGAAATATTTGGTTAAGGACAGCTGGTGGTCAAAAGCTTGGGATAGCTTTTGGATCATAGTAGTCTCAATGCTGGTATTGCCGCCATTAGCCATGGTTATCGTCAGTGGTATTAACTCACAAGCACTGACTGTGCTCAGCAGCGAGCCGTTTTGGGCTGCGTTAATGACCTCGGTTAAAGTCGCGTCATTAGCAAGTGTTATCGCTGTTGGTATTGGTATCGCCATACTGCTGACTAGTCGAGCATGGCGTTTACAGAACAAGAATTTTCGAGCCGATAAAATCGAGCTGATTGGCACTATTATCTTAGTTACTCCCGGGCTTGTGATCAGTACGGGCCTCTTCTTATTACTGCGTTCATTCACCGATGTTTTCAGTTTAGCTTTCTTTATCGTGATTGCAGTAAACAGTTTAATGGCGCTTCCTTACGTAATTAAAACCTTGGCTCAACCTATGCTGCATTTGTCTCAGCAGTATCAGTATGTGTGCGCAAGTTTGGGAATGACTGGTTTCACGCGTTTTAGGCTAGTGGAGTGGCGCGCATTGCGAAAACCGATGGCACAAGCTTTCTCGATCAGCTTTATGTTAGCAATGGGTGACTTAAGTGCGATTGCTTTGTTTGGTAGCCAAGATTTTAGAACTCTGCCTTTGTACCTATTCCAATTATTAGGCAGCTATCAAATGGAAGCCGCAGCTGTGGTTTCCGTGAGCTTACTGTTACTGAGTGTTGGCAGCTTTAGTCTGATTGAATTTTTATTTACTCGAACCTCAAATCTCAATGCTAAAAAGTTAAGGAACCGATGA
- the rapZ gene encoding RNase adapter RapZ — translation MRLIVVSGQSGAGKSVALRVLEDLGYYCVDNLPVNLLNDFVESVREINQNVAVSIDIRNLPKEPQLVTETLDQLEAATDIDLNVLFLDASKQTLLKRYSETRRIHPLSIGQKKLSLEQAIDLEKTLLTPLVEKASIVIDSSDCNLYELSEQVRFKVEGKEKQELIIVFQSFGFKFGLPSDADYVFDVRFLPNPHWEPALRPLTGLDAPIHSFLEKHAEVLELKQQIQGFVEQWLPMLEKNNRSYLTVAIGCTGGKHRSVYLTQKIGEYFEQLGHQVQIRHASLEKHQQG, via the coding sequence ATGCGATTAATCGTTGTTAGTGGCCAGTCAGGAGCCGGGAAAAGTGTTGCGCTACGAGTTCTTGAAGACTTGGGGTATTACTGTGTTGATAACCTACCAGTAAACCTGCTCAACGACTTCGTCGAATCGGTACGCGAGATCAATCAAAACGTCGCTGTTAGCATTGATATTCGTAACCTACCAAAAGAGCCTCAGTTAGTTACAGAAACGCTAGACCAGCTAGAAGCCGCCACAGATATTGACCTAAACGTCTTATTTCTAGATGCGAGTAAACAGACGCTACTCAAGCGCTACAGCGAAACACGCAGAATTCATCCTTTATCGATCGGCCAAAAAAAACTCTCTCTTGAACAAGCGATTGATTTAGAAAAAACACTTCTGACGCCTCTTGTAGAGAAAGCCAGCATTGTGATTGATAGCAGTGACTGTAACCTCTACGAATTGAGTGAACAGGTTCGTTTCAAAGTTGAGGGCAAAGAAAAACAAGAACTCATTATCGTTTTTCAGTCTTTCGGCTTTAAGTTCGGCCTACCAAGTGATGCCGATTATGTGTTTGATGTTCGTTTCTTGCCGAATCCTCACTGGGAACCGGCACTACGACCATTGACTGGGCTTGATGCACCAATTCACTCTTTTCTAGAAAAACATGCTGAAGTGCTTGAACTCAAGCAACAGATCCAAGGTTTTGTTGAGCAGTGGTTACCCATGTTAGAGAAGAATAATCGCAGCTATCTAACGGTCGCGATTGGTTGCACTGGCGGTAAACACCGCTCGGTTTACCTAACTCAGAAAATTGGTGAATACTTCGAACAACTAGGCCATCAAGTTCAAATCAGACACGCCTCCCTAGAGAAGCACCAACAGGGCTAA
- the thiB gene encoding thiamine ABC transporter substrate binding subunit, with protein sequence MKLTLTTLAVTTAISFSAFAADNTLTVYTYDSFAADWGPRPAVEKAFEEKCGCDVNFVALEDGVSILNRLRLEGGNSKADIILGLDNNLMAEAKSTGLLAEHSVDTSSVTLPNGWNDSTFVPYDFGYFAFIYNKEKLANPPKSLKELVEQRDDLKVIYQDPRTSTPGQGMMLWMKSVYGDEATAAWKKLAQKTVTVTKGWSEAYSMFLEGESDLVLSYTTSPAYHIIAESDSKYAAASFEEGHYTQVEVAAKVKGSKNEKLADEFMAFILSDEFQSAMPTGNWMYPVTDVELPKGFEQLTVPQKALSFTPEEIAEKRKPWIREWQSALTF encoded by the coding sequence GTGAAATTAACATTAACAACTCTTGCTGTTACTACAGCCATCTCTTTTTCTGCCTTCGCTGCAGACAACACCTTAACGGTTTACACTTACGACTCTTTTGCTGCGGATTGGGGCCCTCGTCCTGCCGTTGAAAAAGCATTCGAAGAAAAGTGTGGTTGTGATGTGAATTTTGTCGCGTTAGAAGATGGAGTGTCTATTCTAAACCGCTTACGTCTTGAAGGTGGCAACAGCAAAGCTGACATCATTTTAGGCCTAGATAATAATCTCATGGCTGAAGCGAAATCTACAGGCTTATTGGCTGAGCACAGTGTTGATACATCATCTGTGACGCTTCCTAACGGTTGGAACGACAGTACCTTTGTTCCTTATGATTTTGGTTACTTTGCGTTTATCTATAACAAAGAGAAGCTAGCAAACCCGCCAAAGAGCCTGAAAGAACTGGTTGAGCAACGTGACGATCTTAAGGTTATCTATCAAGATCCACGTACATCAACACCAGGCCAAGGCATGATGCTATGGATGAAGTCGGTTTACGGTGATGAAGCAACTGCAGCATGGAAGAAGCTTGCTCAGAAAACTGTGACTGTGACTAAAGGTTGGTCTGAAGCTTACTCTATGTTCCTAGAGGGCGAGTCTGATTTAGTGTTGTCTTACACAACTTCCCCGGCTTATCACATCATTGCAGAAAGTGATTCTAAGTACGCAGCTGCAAGCTTTGAAGAAGGTCATTACACTCAAGTGGAAGTGGCAGCGAAGGTTAAAGGTAGCAAGAACGAAAAGCTTGCCGATGAGTTTATGGCATTTATCTTAAGTGATGAGTTCCAATCGGCGATGCCTACTGGCAACTGGATGTACCCAGTGACCGATGTTGAGCTACCAAAAGGGTTCGAGCAACTTACGGTTCCTCAGAAAGCGCTAAGCTTCACACCAGAAGAGATCGCCGAGAAGCGTAAGCCTTGGATTCGTGAATGGCAGAGTGCACTTACTTTTTAA
- the thiQ gene encoding thiamine ABC transporter ATP-binding protein yields the protein MLVMKDVEYHYHQELFSFDFQAEQGDIVALMGPSGAGKSTLLALVAGFIEPTSGEISVAGQSLIGKDAHQRPLAMLFQEHNLFAHLTVRENIGLGLHPGLKLTATQKLEVEQAAAQVGVAEYLDRLPEHLSGGQRQRVALARCFVQPHDIWLLDEPFSALDPLLREEMLNLVRRLAAERNITVLMVTHHLGDARSIANKFVFVALGKVLVADSIETLTADHPQQELSSFVKAGE from the coding sequence ATGTTAGTGATGAAAGATGTGGAGTACCACTATCACCAAGAGTTGTTTAGTTTTGATTTTCAAGCAGAGCAGGGCGACATTGTTGCATTGATGGGGCCAAGTGGCGCAGGTAAATCAACGCTGTTGGCACTGGTTGCTGGGTTTATTGAGCCTACATCGGGAGAGATTTCGGTGGCAGGACAATCACTGATTGGCAAGGATGCACATCAGCGTCCATTAGCTATGTTGTTCCAAGAACATAATCTGTTTGCTCATCTCACCGTACGTGAAAATATTGGCTTAGGCTTGCATCCGGGGTTAAAGCTTACCGCAACCCAAAAGCTTGAAGTCGAACAGGCCGCTGCACAAGTGGGTGTCGCTGAGTATTTAGATAGATTGCCTGAGCACTTATCGGGCGGTCAACGTCAGCGTGTCGCGTTAGCTCGATGCTTTGTTCAGCCTCATGATATTTGGTTGCTTGATGAGCCTTTCTCTGCGCTTGACCCTTTGCTTCGTGAGGAAATGCTTAACCTTGTTAGGCGATTAGCCGCCGAACGAAACATTACGGTATTGATGGTGACACACCACTTAGGTGATGCGCGCAGTATCGCAAATAAGTTCGTTTTTGTAGCGCTAGGTAAGGTGTTGGTTGCAGACTCGATAGAGACACTGACGGCTGATCATCCACAGCAAGAATTAAGCTCGTTTGTTAAAGCAGGTGAATGA
- a CDS encoding HPr family phosphocarrier protein: MELTRTVLIQNRLGLHARAAVKLVELAQSFDATITIHSEEDKIATADSVMGLLMLESAQGQHITIQAAGSDSQQALDAVCHLIEAKFDEGE, encoded by the coding sequence ATGGAATTAACTCGAACTGTACTGATCCAAAATCGCTTGGGTCTTCACGCTAGAGCAGCCGTAAAATTGGTTGAGCTTGCCCAAAGCTTTGATGCAACCATCACTATCCATAGCGAAGAAGATAAAATCGCAACGGCAGATAGTGTAATGGGTCTGCTTATGCTGGAATCAGCGCAAGGGCAACACATTACCATTCAAGCTGCGGGCTCTGATTCTCAGCAAGCTCTTGATGCTGTCTGTCACCTAATTGAAGCAAAGTTTGATGAGGGTGAGTAA
- the pmbA gene encoding metalloprotease PmbA, whose amino-acid sequence MDVKQQVAQQRVELEAAVAKALDMASVSADAAEVAITKSTGLSVSTRMCEVENVEFNSDGALGITVYRGQKKGSASTSDLSEKAIAQTVAAALDIAQYTSEDPFAGPAAKEYMVKEIPDLDLFHPDEPNPDYAAEIAIAAEKQALAYSDKIKQSDGASYDSHYGVKVYGNSHGLLASYASSRHSTSCCVIGQGANGEMERDYSYTVARHRDELWTPERVGQEAAEKTISRLDAKKLPTGQYPIMFANDVATGLIGHLVMAISGGNLYRKSSFLLDHLGQKILPGWFNISERPHILRGLASSPFDSEGVFTQDREIITDGVLATYLLTSYAARKMDMTPTGHAGGIHNWFVKSTGQNFEQMLKELGTGFLVTEVMGQGVNTVTGDYSRGAAGFWVENGEIQYPVSEVTIAGNLKDMFTQIVAVGNDVETRSQIQTGSILLESMKVAGE is encoded by the coding sequence ATGGATGTAAAACAGCAAGTCGCCCAACAACGAGTTGAGCTAGAAGCCGCAGTAGCTAAAGCGTTGGATATGGCATCAGTGAGTGCAGACGCAGCTGAGGTTGCTATTACTAAGTCAACGGGTTTAAGTGTTTCAACACGTATGTGTGAAGTGGAAAACGTTGAATTTAATAGTGATGGTGCTCTAGGTATTACTGTTTACCGCGGCCAGAAAAAAGGCAGCGCATCTACATCAGATCTGAGTGAGAAGGCCATTGCTCAAACAGTAGCGGCTGCGCTTGATATCGCTCAGTACACTTCTGAAGACCCATTTGCAGGTCCTGCAGCAAAAGAATACATGGTAAAAGAAATTCCAGACTTGGATCTTTTCCACCCTGATGAACCCAACCCTGATTATGCTGCTGAGATTGCTATTGCTGCTGAGAAGCAAGCGTTAGCTTATAGCGACAAGATTAAGCAGAGTGATGGCGCAAGCTACGACAGCCATTATGGCGTTAAAGTTTATGGTAACAGTCATGGCTTACTAGCCAGCTACGCTTCAAGTCGCCATAGCACGAGCTGCTGTGTGATTGGACAAGGCGCTAACGGTGAGATGGAGCGAGACTACAGCTACACCGTTGCACGTCACCGTGATGAGCTATGGACGCCTGAGCGCGTAGGTCAAGAAGCAGCAGAAAAGACCATTAGTCGTTTGGATGCGAAAAAGCTACCAACAGGTCAATACCCAATAATGTTCGCTAACGATGTCGCTACTGGTTTGATTGGCCACCTTGTGATGGCGATCAGTGGTGGTAACCTATACCGTAAGTCATCATTCTTATTGGATCACCTAGGTCAGAAAATTCTACCAGGTTGGTTCAATATCTCTGAGCGTCCTCATATCTTACGTGGTTTGGCTTCAAGCCCATTCGATAGCGAAGGTGTGTTCACTCAAGATCGTGAAATCATCACTGATGGTGTGTTAGCAACTTACCTGCTAACCAGCTATGCCGCACGTAAAATGGATATGACGCCAACAGGTCATGCGGGTGGTATTCATAACTGGTTCGTTAAATCGACAGGTCAAAACTTTGAGCAGATGCTAAAAGAGCTTGGCACCGGCTTCCTTGTAACTGAAGTTATGGGTCAAGGCGTTAATACCGTGACAGGTGATTATTCACGTGGCGCAGCCGGTTTCTGGGTTGAGAATGGAGAGATCCAATATCCAGTATCTGAAGTGACGATCGCGGGTAACCTAAAAGACATGTTCACTCAGATTGTTGCGGTTGGTAACGACGTAGAAACACGTTCGCAAATTCAAACGGGTTCTATCTTGCTTGAATCAATGAAAGTTGCGGGTGAGTAA
- the mpl gene encoding UDP-N-acetylmuramate:L-alanyl-gamma-D-glutamyl-meso-diaminopimelate ligase, with the protein MHIHILGICGTFMGGAAVLARQLGHKVTGSDANVYPPMSTLLESQGIEIIEGFNPSQLEPRPDLVVIGNAMSRGNPCVEYVLDNNLRYTSGPQWLQEFLLHDRWVLAVSGTHGKTTTSSMLAWILEDCGYAPGFLVGGVLGNFGISARLGESMFFVVEADEYDSAFFDKRSKFVHYHPRTLVMNNLEFDHADIFDDLEAIKRQFHHLVRTVPSNGRIFSPKQDTAIQDVLSRGCWSETESSGELGDWDAKKLVKDGSKFEVYFQGECVGIVDWDLVGDHNVSNALMAIAAARHVGVTPDLGCESLATFINTKRRLEFKGEVAGVSVYDDFAHHPTAIELTLGGLRNRVDTKKIIAVLEPRSATMKRGVHKETLADSLKQADSTYLFQPDNIDWSVQDVADACHQPAHVSDDMDAFVARIVSEAQADDQILVMSNGGFGGIHQKLLDALALKG; encoded by the coding sequence ATGCATATTCATATCTTAGGAATTTGTGGCACCTTCATGGGAGGTGCTGCGGTATTGGCTCGTCAATTAGGTCACAAGGTTACCGGTAGTGACGCGAATGTTTACCCACCAATGAGCACTTTATTGGAGTCTCAAGGGATTGAAATTATTGAAGGGTTTAACCCAAGCCAGTTAGAACCAAGGCCTGATCTCGTGGTCATTGGCAATGCGATGAGCCGTGGCAACCCGTGTGTTGAGTATGTCTTAGATAACAACCTTAGATACACATCAGGGCCGCAGTGGTTGCAAGAGTTCTTACTGCATGACCGTTGGGTTCTGGCGGTATCGGGAACGCATGGCAAGACAACAACATCGAGCATGCTGGCTTGGATCTTAGAAGACTGTGGCTATGCACCGGGCTTCCTTGTCGGTGGGGTATTGGGTAACTTTGGTATTTCAGCTCGCCTTGGTGAAAGCATGTTCTTTGTGGTAGAAGCTGACGAATACGACAGTGCTTTTTTCGACAAACGGTCTAAGTTCGTTCATTACCACCCAAGAACCTTAGTGATGAATAACCTCGAATTCGATCATGCTGATATCTTCGATGACCTTGAAGCAATCAAGCGACAGTTCCATCATTTGGTTCGCACAGTGCCAAGCAATGGTCGTATTTTCTCACCGAAGCAAGATACCGCGATCCAAGATGTGTTATCTCGTGGCTGCTGGAGTGAAACTGAGTCGAGTGGTGAACTTGGTGATTGGGATGCCAAGAAGTTAGTTAAAGATGGTTCCAAATTTGAGGTGTACTTCCAAGGTGAATGTGTTGGAATCGTAGACTGGGATTTAGTTGGCGATCATAACGTAAGCAATGCTTTGATGGCGATTGCGGCGGCAAGACATGTTGGTGTGACACCTGACTTAGGGTGCGAATCACTGGCGACGTTCATTAATACCAAGCGTCGCTTAGAGTTTAAAGGCGAAGTAGCTGGTGTTTCTGTCTATGACGATTTTGCACATCACCCAACGGCGATTGAACTTACGCTGGGCGGCTTACGTAATAGGGTCGACACAAAGAAAATCATTGCCGTTTTAGAGCCTCGTTCTGCCACCATGAAGCGCGGTGTGCACAAAGAAACCTTGGCTGACTCGCTCAAGCAGGCGGATTCTACCTACTTATTCCAACCGGATAACATTGATTGGTCGGTACAAGACGTTGCCGATGCGTGCCATCAACCTGCGCACGTAAGTGATGACATGGATGCATTCGTTGCTAGAATTGTCTCAGAGGCACAAGCGGACGACCAAATCTTGGTAATGAGTAACGGTGGCTTTGGTGGCATTCATCAAAAACTGTTGGATGCGTTGGCACTCAAGGGCTAA
- the yjgA gene encoding ribosome biogenesis factor YjgA, with the protein MARKNQKAPWEPEEEIIWVSKTEMKTDMDALQKLGEELVDLKPSVLDKFPLSEDLAQAIKDAQRFKNEAKRRQLQYIGKVMRSVDPEPIQAALDKIRNKHSQATVELHKLEQLRDRVVAEGDAAISDVMEMYPEADRQRLRQLARQANKEKVANKPAKSSREIFQILKELKLGD; encoded by the coding sequence ATGGCTCGCAAAAACCAAAAAGCCCCATGGGAACCAGAAGAAGAAATCATCTGGGTAAGTAAGACAGAAATGAAAACGGACATGGACGCCCTGCAAAAGCTGGGAGAAGAGCTTGTTGACCTAAAGCCTTCTGTATTAGACAAATTTCCGCTGTCTGAAGATTTGGCACAAGCGATTAAAGATGCACAACGCTTTAAAAATGAAGCGAAGCGCCGTCAACTTCAATACATTGGTAAAGTAATGCGCAGTGTCGATCCAGAGCCAATTCAAGCGGCTTTAGATAAGATTCGCAACAAACACTCTCAAGCAACAGTTGAACTGCACAAACTAGAACAACTGCGTGATCGTGTGGTTGCAGAAGGCGATGCGGCCATTTCAGACGTTATGGAAATGTACCCTGAAGCAGACCGTCAACGTCTTCGTCAGCTCGCACGTCAAGCTAACAAAGAGAAAGTGGCAAATAAACCGGCTAAGTCTTCTCGTGAGATCTTCCAAATCTTAAAAGAGCTAAAGCTAGGCGACTAA
- the hpf gene encoding ribosome hibernation promoting factor, translated as MQINIQGHHVDLTDSMQDYVHTKFDKLERFFDHINSVQVVLKVEKINQIAEATLHINQGEIHATATDESMYAAIDSLVDKLVRQLNKHKEKLSSH; from the coding sequence ATGCAAATCAATATTCAAGGCCATCACGTTGATCTTACCGATTCAATGCAAGACTATGTTCACACCAAATTCGACAAACTTGAGCGCTTCTTTGATCATATCAATAGTGTTCAAGTTGTTTTAAAAGTTGAGAAAATCAATCAAATCGCAGAAGCCACCCTGCATATCAATCAAGGGGAAATTCATGCGACAGCAACAGATGAAAGCATGTATGCCGCGATTGATTCATTGGTTGATAAACTTGTTCGCCAACTCAACAAGCACAAAGAAAAACTAAGTAGTCACTAA
- the ptsN gene encoding PTS IIA-like nitrogen regulatory protein PtsN, translating to MQLSEVLSLDCTKSAVQCTSKKRALELISLIAAESCGQDSTELFECMLSREKMGSTGIGNGIAIPHARMNVSDKAIAVLIQCQDPIEFDAIDNRPVDLLFALLVPSEQCKEHLKTLSCMAERLNDKQTLKQLRNAQSDQELYDIMIQVPTCE from the coding sequence ATGCAATTAAGCGAAGTACTTTCATTGGACTGCACTAAAAGCGCAGTCCAATGCACAAGCAAAAAAAGAGCCCTTGAGCTGATCAGTCTAATCGCAGCAGAAAGCTGCGGTCAAGATTCAACAGAACTGTTTGAGTGCATGCTGAGCCGTGAAAAAATGGGCAGTACAGGTATCGGTAACGGTATCGCGATTCCCCATGCACGCATGAATGTCAGTGATAAAGCGATTGCTGTATTAATACAATGCCAAGACCCAATCGAATTTGATGCTATCGATAACCGTCCTGTTGATCTCTTGTTTGCTCTGCTTGTTCCTAGTGAACAATGTAAAGAGCACCTGAAAACCCTTTCTTGTATGGCAGAGCGACTTAACGACAAGCAAACTCTTAAACAGTTGCGTAATGCTCAAAGCGATCAAGAGCTTTACGACATCATGATTCAAGTGCCAACTTGCGAGTAA
- a CDS encoding flavin prenyltransferase UbiX: MTKHDKAITLAFTGASGAPYGLRLLECLLAADYQVYLLISSAARVVLATEHELKLPAGPDAAKQALVKHLDCAPEKLVVCGKDDWFSPVASGSAAPKQMVVCPCSAGSLASIAHGLSDNLIERAADVVMKERGQLLLVVRETPFSTLHLENMHKLSTMGVTIMPAAPGFYHQPKSIEDLVDFMVARILDHLGIEQGLVPRWGYDQRN; encoded by the coding sequence ATGACAAAACACGATAAAGCGATAACCCTCGCTTTCACTGGCGCATCTGGTGCGCCTTACGGACTGCGTTTACTTGAATGCTTATTGGCGGCAGATTATCAGGTCTATTTACTGATATCGTCGGCAGCGCGAGTGGTGTTGGCGACCGAGCATGAACTTAAGTTACCTGCTGGGCCAGATGCTGCGAAACAAGCTTTAGTTAAGCATTTAGATTGCGCCCCAGAAAAGCTGGTGGTATGTGGCAAAGATGATTGGTTCTCACCGGTTGCCTCTGGTTCAGCAGCACCGAAGCAGATGGTGGTGTGTCCATGCTCTGCAGGTAGCTTGGCATCAATTGCTCATGGCCTATCAGATAACTTGATCGAGCGTGCAGCAGACGTGGTTATGAAAGAGCGAGGACAGTTGTTGTTGGTGGTTCGTGAGACGCCATTTTCTACGTTGCATTTAGAGAATATGCACAAACTCTCGACCATGGGCGTGACGATTATGCCTGCAGCTCCGGGTTTTTATCATCAACCTAAGTCGATTGAAGACCTGGTCGACTTTATGGTGGCACGTATTCTTGATCACCTTGGTATCGAGCAAGGTTTAGTGCCACGTTGGGGTTACGATCAACGTAATTGA
- the mgtE gene encoding magnesium transporter, translated as MAEQLEFDQAHQTLQEVSEALENGRFVHVRRQLQDMEPEDIAHLLEASPRKSRDVLWQLTDPEDYGEILDELNEDVKDALVSKMAPETLAEATEGMETDDVAYVLRSLPDDVSREVLSQMDSVDRALVETALSYPEDSAGAIMNTDVITIRGDVDVDVVLRYLRMRGELPDATDTLYVIDQEERLIGNLSLTTLLTTQPDVSVSEVMEDADEAIAVETSASDIASLFERRNWVSAPVVDSNQHLVGRITIDDVVDVIREDAEHSMMSMAGMDDDEDTFAPVVKSARRRSVWLGANVLAALAAASVSNMFEATLNEMAAIAVLMTIVPSMGGVAGNQTVALVIRGLALGHIGDSNKRELLLKEASIGFLNGILWAVIIGGIVVAWKGNWILGGIISAAMMTNLIVAGIAGVTIPVMLKKMNIDPALAGGMALTTVTDVIGLSVFLGLATILI; from the coding sequence ATGGCAGAGCAATTAGAATTCGACCAAGCTCACCAAACCCTCCAAGAAGTCAGCGAAGCCCTAGAAAACGGCCGATTTGTTCACGTACGTCGACAACTTCAGGACATGGAGCCTGAAGATATTGCACACCTTTTAGAAGCCTCCCCTCGCAAAAGTCGTGACGTACTCTGGCAACTCACCGATCCAGAAGACTACGGTGAAATTCTTGATGAACTAAACGAAGACGTCAAAGATGCGCTTGTGTCGAAAATGGCACCTGAAACTTTGGCAGAAGCAACCGAAGGCATGGAAACCGATGACGTCGCGTACGTACTTCGAAGCCTGCCCGACGATGTTTCTCGAGAAGTCCTTTCTCAAATGGACTCCGTCGATCGTGCATTAGTAGAAACAGCCCTTTCGTACCCTGAAGATTCAGCGGGTGCGATAATGAATACCGATGTAATCACGATTCGTGGCGATGTCGACGTTGACGTTGTATTGCGTTATTTGCGCATGCGTGGCGAACTGCCCGATGCAACCGATACTCTGTATGTTATTGACCAAGAAGAACGCCTTATCGGTAACCTCTCGCTCACCACACTGCTTACGACTCAGCCTGATGTGTCTGTTTCAGAAGTAATGGAAGATGCCGACGAAGCGATCGCGGTCGAAACTAGCGCCTCTGATATCGCTAGCCTATTCGAACGTCGTAATTGGGTTTCGGCTCCAGTGGTCGATAGTAATCAACATCTTGTCGGTCGTATCACGATCGATGACGTGGTTGATGTTATCCGTGAAGATGCCGAGCACTCAATGATGAGCATGGCGGGTATGGACGATGACGAAGATACCTTCGCACCCGTCGTAAAATCCGCCCGTCGTCGTAGTGTCTGGTTAGGTGCTAACGTACTCGCAGCACTGGCTGCGGCATCTGTTTCAAATATGTTTGAGGCTACACTGAATGAGATGGCCGCGATTGCCGTTTTGATGACCATCGTACCGTCCATGGGCGGTGTTGCAGGTAACCAAACCGTTGCTCTAGTGATTCGTGGTTTAGCGCTTGGTCACATTGGTGACAGTAACAAACGCGAACTACTACTCAAAGAAGCCTCTATCGGCTTCCTTAATGGCATTCTATGGGCCGTTATCATTGGCGGTATAGTCGTAGCTTGGAAAGGTAATTGGATCTTAGGAGGCATCATCTCAGCGGCGATGATGACCAACTTGATTGTCGCGGGTATTGCAGGTGTAACCATCCCGGTAATGCTGAAGAAGATGAATATCGACCCAGCACTTGCGGGCGGTATGGCACTGACCACAGTAACCGATGTTATTGGCCTATCGGTGTTCTTAGGCTTAGCAACCATTCTGATTTAA